A window of the Pongo abelii isolate AG06213 chromosome 10, NHGRI_mPonAbe1-v2.0_pri, whole genome shotgun sequence genome harbors these coding sequences:
- the LOC100456495 gene encoding olfactory receptor 6C6 translates to MKNQSMEIEFILLGLTDDPQLQIVIFLFLFLNYTLSLMGNFIIIILTLLDPRLKTPMYFFLRNFSFLEIIFTTVCIPRFLITIVTRDKTISHNNCATQLFFILLLGVTEFYLLAAMSYDRYIAICKPLHYPIIMSSKVCYQLVLSSWVTGFLIIFPPLVMGLKLDFCASKIIDHFMCETSPILQISCTDTHVPELMSFTLAVVTLVVTLVLVILSYTCIIKTILKFSSVQQRSKAFSTCTCHMIVVSMTYGSCIFMYIKPSAKERVTVSKGVALLYTSIAPLLNPFIYTLRNQQVKEVFWDVLQKNLCFSKRPF, encoded by the coding sequence atgaagaaccAATCAATGGAAATAGAGTTCATTCTCCTAGGATTGACAGATGACCCACAGTTGCAAATTGTGATTTTCCTGTTTCTATTTCTCAACTACACCTTGAGCCTGATGGGgaacttcatcatcatcatcctcaccctGTTGGATCCCCGGCTCAAGAcaccaatgtatttctttctccGTAATTTCTCCTTTTTGGAAATAATATTCACAACAGTGTGTATTCCTAGATTCTTGATAACCATTGTGACTAGAGACAAAACCATTTCTCATAATAATTGTGCAACTCaattattttttatccttttactgGGAGTTACTGAGTTTTACCTCCTGGCTGCCATGTCCTATGACCGCTACATTGCCATCTGCAAACCACTGCATTATCCAATCATTATGAGCAGCAAAGTCTGCTACCAACTGGTACTTAGCTCTTGGGTAACTGGATTCTTAATCATATTTCCCCCATTGGTCATGGGACTCAAGCTGGATTTTTGTGCTTCCAAAATTATTGACCACTTTATGTGTGAAACTTCTCCTATTCTGCAGATCTCCTGCACAGATACCCATGTCCCAGAATTGATGTCTTTTACCTTAGCTGTGGTGACACTTGTGGTCACACTGGTATTAGTGATTCTCTCTTACACTTGCATTATTAAGACCATTCTGAAATTCTCTTCTGTGCAGCAAAGGAGCAAAGCGTTTTCCACCTGTACTTGCCACATGATTGTTGTCTCCATGACATATGGTAGCTGTATCTTTATGTATATTAAACCATCTGCAAAAGAAAGAGTGACTGTATCCAAAGGTGTAGCTTTGCTGTATACTTCAATTGCCCCTTTACTAAATCCCTTCATTTATACTCTCAGAAACCAGCAGGTGAAAGAAGTCTTCTGGGATGTATTACAAAagaatttgtgtttttctaaaaGACCATTTTAA